From Piscinibacter gummiphilus:
GCGCGTGCAGGGCAAGCCGGCGCTGAACAAGCTCGACGTCTTCACGCGTGGCGATGTCGAGGTGCAGGACGAGGGCAGCCAGCTGCTTTCGCTGCTGACCGACCCCAAGCGCGGCGAGATGGTGGTCGACTTCTGCGCTGGCGCGGGGGGCAAGACGCTCGCCCTCGGCGCGGCCATGCGCAACACCGGCCGGCTCTACGCCTTCGACACTTCGGGGCACCGCCTCGCGGCCTTGAAGCCGCGCTTGGCCCGCAGTGGGCTGTCGAACGTGTATCCGGCCCAGATTGCCCACGAGCGAGACGAGCGAATCAAACGGCTGGCCGGAAAGATCGACCGGGTGCTGGTCGACGCGCCGTGTTCAGGCTTGGGCACGCTGCGGCGCAATCCTGACCTGAAATGGCGGCAATCCCCGGAGTCGATCGAGGAATTGCGTGTGAAGCAGGCGGCAATCCTCGCCAGTGCGGCGCGCCTCCTGAAACCCGGCGGGCGCCTCGTGTACGCGACCTGTAGCGTTCTGGAGCAGGAGAACGAGGCCATCGTCTCGGAATTCACGGCCGCCCAGGGCAAGGCGTTCAGAACGCTGTCTGCCGCTGAACTGCTGGAGAAGGCCCACGTGTCCGGCGCTGAGGGGCTCGTCCGAGGCGATTTCCTACGCTTGTGGCCGCATCGTCACGGCACGGATGGCTTTTTTGCGGCGGCGTGGGAACGCACCTGAGCTTGAAGCCTCCAACTGCGGCCTTCAGATCAGGAAGACGGAG
This genomic window contains:
- a CDS encoding RsmB/NOP family class I SAM-dependent RNA methyltransferase; translated protein: MHPNALLELATDLLHKVLQFDSPADRVVSDFFRTHRALGQRERHTLAETTYTVLRQRLLYQHLAQSGKGEMERRLAVLAWQGNEGFLRAALSEPEQQWLAQVQAVDRSALPEKLRHNLPEWLADTLKAQLGDEFWPLVESLNESAPLDLRVNTFKAKREDVAKALADARIDAQPTPYSPWGLRVQGKPALNKLDVFTRGDVEVQDEGSQLLSLLTDPKRGEMVVDFCAGAGGKTLALGAAMRNTGRLYAFDTSGHRLAALKPRLARSGLSNVYPAQIAHERDERIKRLAGKIDRVLVDAPCSGLGTLRRNPDLKWRQSPESIEELRVKQAAILASAARLLKPGGRLVYATCSVLEQENEAIVSEFTAAQGKAFRTLSAAELLEKAHVSGAEGLVRGDFLRLWPHRHGTDGFFAAAWERT